GGGTCGCCGTGGACGTCGGCTTCTGGGGCGGCGCCGTCCCCGGCAACCTGGACGAGCTGGAGCCGCTCTGGGCGGCCGGGGTGATGGGGTTCAAGTGCTTCCTCTCCCCGTCGGGGGTCGAGGAGTTCGGCCACCTGGACGCCGACCAGCTCACCGCCGCGATGCGGGAGGTGGCGAGGCTGGACGCGCTGCTGGTGGTGCACGCCGAGGACCCGGCGGTGCTCGACCGGGCACCGGCGCGCCCCGGCCCGGCGTACGCCGACTTCCTGGCCTCGCGCCCCGACGAGGCGGAGACCGCGGCGATCGCCCAGGTCGTCCGGACCGCGCGGGAGACCGGGGCGCGCGTGCACCTGCTCCACCTCTCCAGCGCCCGCGCGCTCGACCTGGTCGCCGACGCCAAGGCCGAGGGGCTGGCGCTGACCGCCGAGACCTGCCCGCACTACCTGTGCCTGGCCGCCGAGACCATCCCCGACGGCGACGGGGCGTTCAAGTGCTGCCCGCCGATCCGCGACGAGGGGAACCGCGACGCCCTGTGGGCCGCGCTGCTCGACGGGGTGATCGACGTGGTGGTCACCGACCACTCGCCCGCGACGGTCGCGGAGAAGACCCGCGGCGGCGGCGACCTGCAGCAGGCCTGGGGCGGGATCGCCGGGCTCCAGGTCGGCTTCACCGCGGTCGCCCACGAGGCCCGGCTCCGCGGCATCGGGATCGAGCAGGTCAGCCGGTGGATGTCGCAGGGCACCGCCGACCTGGTCGGCCTGGGCGGTGAGGGCGGCGAGGGCGGCGAGGGCCTGGACCGCAAGGGCCGGATCGCCGTCGGCGCCGACGCCGACCTGGTGCTCTTCGACCCCGACGCCGAGCAGGTGGTCGACGCC
The window above is part of the Nocardioides campestrisoli genome. Proteins encoded here:
- the allB gene encoding allantoinase AllB, whose protein sequence is MGDLPAGPDAVRGRRVLVGDELVPATVLIDRGVVTGIEPYDHPVDGLVLEAPEPAYVLPGVVDTHVHVNEPGRTEWEGFETGTTAALLGGVTTLIDMPLNSVPPTTTVAGLRAKQAAARDRVAVDVGFWGGAVPGNLDELEPLWAAGVMGFKCFLSPSGVEEFGHLDADQLTAAMREVARLDALLVVHAEDPAVLDRAPARPGPAYADFLASRPDEAETAAIAQVVRTARETGARVHLLHLSSARALDLVADAKAEGLALTAETCPHYLCLAAETIPDGDGAFKCCPPIRDEGNRDALWAALLDGVIDVVVTDHSPATVAEKTRGGGDLQQAWGGIAGLQVGFTAVAHEARLRGIGIEQVSRWMSQGTADLVGLGGEGGEGGEGLDRKGRIAVGADADLVLFDPDAEQVVDAARLAHRNPVSAYDGRRLTGRVVQTVVRGRTDGPDHRWGRQLTRRSNSR